A window of the Desulfovibrio sp. genome harbors these coding sequences:
- the gyrA gene encoding DNA gyrase subunit A, whose product MLDQITIEEELQKSYLEYSLSVIVGRAIPDVRDGLKPVHRRVLFAMHELSNSFNRPYKKSARIVGDVIGKYHPHGDQSVYDALVRMAQEFSMRDPLVDGQGNFGSIDGDAAAAMRYTEVRMSRLTSEFLADIDKETVDFRANYDNSLEEPSVLPTKVPNLLLNGSSGIAVGMATNIPPHNLGELCDALLTILDNHECSIDEVIACVPGPDFPTYGAIFGGQGLIDAYRTGRGSIKMRGRVEIEEHKKNQELVVIREIPYAVNKSTLVEKIAQLIIEKKIDGVSDLRDESDRKGIRIVLELKRGTIPDIVINSLYKFTPLETSFGINMLVVAGNRPALLNLKQILEFFLDHRKEVILRRSRFDLRKSEERAHILEGLRIALDNIDEVVSLIRASKNALEAKERLMERFSLSERQSQAILDMRLQRLTNLEREKLLEEYAELIKFIEYLRSILENDEVLRGVIRDELKELKEKFATPRRTQILESLEGIDIEDLIPDENVVITLSRRGYIKRTPLDTYQQQRRGGKGIAGVHTSAEDFIQSFCTTTNHQHLLLFTNLGKMHQLKVHQIPEGSRTAKGMHIANLLPMDKEEFIATALTIREFTPDRYFLFVTRKGMVKRTAIDLYKNVRVGGIRAVNLNDGDELLDVKEVPINAEILLATEYGQSIRFSVSDVRPMGRSAAGVKGIALVGKDRVSSGVVFGDPERTQVLTVSANGFGKRTDVDHYRLQTRGGKGVINMKVTQKTGHVIGATSVCETDDILLLTSANKIIRTPVAQVRNVGRAAQGVTLVDMADGVLVMGFDVVESGLSEPSGDES is encoded by the coding sequence GTGCTCGACCAGATAACCATCGAAGAAGAACTTCAAAAGTCTTACCTGGAATATTCTCTTTCCGTCATCGTGGGCCGGGCCATACCCGACGTTCGCGATGGTTTGAAACCAGTGCACAGGCGCGTTCTCTTCGCCATGCACGAGCTCTCCAACTCGTTCAACAGGCCCTATAAGAAGTCCGCTCGCATCGTCGGTGACGTCATCGGTAAATACCACCCCCATGGTGACCAGTCCGTGTACGATGCCCTGGTTCGCATGGCCCAGGAATTTTCCATGCGCGACCCTCTGGTTGATGGCCAGGGCAACTTCGGTTCTATCGACGGCGATGCTGCTGCAGCCATGCGTTACACCGAAGTTCGCATGTCGCGTCTTACCAGCGAGTTTCTGGCTGATATCGACAAGGAGACAGTCGATTTTCGGGCGAACTACGACAACTCCCTGGAAGAACCCTCTGTACTCCCGACCAAGGTTCCCAACCTCTTGCTTAACGGCAGCTCAGGCATTGCGGTTGGCATGGCCACCAACATTCCTCCACATAATCTTGGGGAACTGTGCGACGCCCTGCTGACCATACTTGATAATCACGAGTGCTCAATTGATGAGGTTATCGCTTGTGTTCCTGGTCCAGACTTTCCGACTTACGGCGCGATCTTTGGCGGTCAGGGCCTCATCGACGCCTACCGGACCGGCCGTGGCTCTATCAAGATGCGCGGCAGAGTGGAAATCGAGGAACACAAGAAGAACCAGGAATTGGTCGTCATCCGCGAGATTCCCTACGCGGTGAACAAATCCACCCTGGTGGAGAAAATCGCCCAGCTTATAATTGAAAAGAAAATCGACGGTGTATCCGATCTTCGTGACGAATCCGACCGCAAGGGCATCCGCATCGTGCTTGAACTCAAGCGCGGCACTATTCCGGATATTGTCATCAACAGCCTGTATAAATTCACTCCTCTCGAGACCTCTTTTGGCATCAACATGCTCGTTGTTGCCGGAAACAGGCCAGCGCTTCTCAACCTGAAGCAGATACTCGAATTCTTCTTGGACCACCGCAAAGAAGTGATTCTTAGGCGCTCCCGCTTTGATCTACGCAAATCCGAGGAACGTGCGCATATTCTTGAAGGGCTGCGAATTGCCCTGGACAACATCGACGAAGTGGTCAGTTTGATTCGCGCATCCAAGAATGCCCTCGAGGCCAAGGAACGGCTCATGGAGCGTTTCAGCCTTTCCGAGCGTCAATCCCAAGCTATCTTGGATATGCGGCTCCAGCGCCTGACCAATCTGGAACGGGAGAAGCTGCTTGAAGAATATGCCGAGCTTATTAAATTCATCGAGTACCTCCGCTCCATTTTGGAAAACGACGAGGTCTTGCGTGGCGTCATCCGCGACGAACTCAAGGAACTGAAAGAGAAGTTCGCCACTCCCAGGCGTACGCAGATTCTTGAGAGTCTAGAAGGCATAGACATCGAGGATCTTATTCCTGACGAGAACGTTGTCATCACGCTTTCCCGTCGCGGTTACATCAAGCGCACTCCTCTTGATACCTACCAGCAACAGCGGCGCGGCGGAAAAGGCATAGCTGGCGTTCACACCTCAGCGGAAGACTTTATCCAGAGCTTCTGCACTACCACCAACCACCAGCATCTGTTGCTCTTCACGAACCTCGGCAAGATGCACCAGCTCAAGGTTCATCAGATCCCAGAAGGGTCTCGAACAGCCAAGGGCATGCATATCGCCAACCTCCTGCCCATGGACAAGGAGGAGTTCATCGCTACTGCCCTTACCATCCGAGAGTTCACTCCCGACAGGTATTTCCTGTTCGTCACCCGTAAGGGCATGGTGAAGCGCACTGCCATCGACCTTTATAAAAATGTCCGCGTGGGCGGCATTCGGGCTGTGAACTTAAATGACGGTGACGAACTCCTGGACGTGAAGGAAGTTCCCATTAATGCCGAGATCCTCCTTGCCACTGAATACGGACAGAGCATTCGCTTCAGTGTGAGCGATGTCCGCCCCATGGGTCGCAGCGCGGCTGGGGTGAAAGGCATCGCCCTTGTTGGCAAAGATCGTGTTTCGTCTGGTGTCGTTTTTGGCGATCCTGAACGGACTCAGGTGCTGACCGTGTCCGCCAATGGATTTGGCAAGCGTACCGATGTAGACCACTACCGGTTGCAAACCCGTGGTGGAAAAGGCGTCATCAACATGAAGGTGACCCAAAAGACCGGTCACGTTATTGGGGCCACTTCAGTTTGCGAAACAGACGACATTTTGCTTCTCACCTCTGCCAACAAGATTATCCGAACCCCTGTTGCCCAAGTCAGAAATGTCGGTCGTGCAGCCCAGGGTGTAACGTTGGTCGACATGGCGGACGGGGTGTTGGTCATGGGCTTCGATGTTGTGGAAAGCGGTCTTTCAGAACCATCTGGAGACGAGTCTTAA
- a CDS encoding CrcB family protein translates to MAWKILLLSLAGALGTLARYWLSGAVQRTLGIDFPWGTWAVNVFGCLLFGLVWVFSEERFLLSGQTRLIILVGFMGAFTTFSTYIFESSQLALDGQWLYVAANLIGQNIAGFAALFLGILIGRTI, encoded by the coding sequence ATGGCATGGAAAATCCTTCTTCTTTCTTTAGCAGGCGCGCTAGGCACTTTGGCGCGGTACTGGCTTTCTGGAGCGGTACAGAGGACGTTAGGAATCGATTTTCCCTGGGGTACCTGGGCGGTTAACGTCTTCGGTTGTCTTCTCTTTGGTCTTGTCTGGGTTTTTAGTGAAGAACGGTTTCTCTTATCAGGTCAAACCCGGCTCATAATCCTAGTTGGTTTCATGGGCGCCTTTACTACTTTCTCCACGTACATTTTCGAGTCGTCCCAATTGGCTCTTGATGGTCAGTGGCTTTATGTTGCTGCGAATCTCATTGGTCAAAACATTGCCGGGTTTGCTGCCCTTTTCTTAGGCATTCTCATTGGGAGGACTATTTGA
- a CDS encoding DUF190 domain-containing protein has translation MNWCTLDRLRIYTGEFDRFERSPVFEHIVKAAHDHGLAGATVLRGMMGFGGHSEIHTAKILRLSEDLPIIIEIIDTAAKIDLFIPAIQHVLSQGLMTRESVSALSFNK, from the coding sequence ATGAATTGGTGCACTTTAGACCGATTACGTATTTATACCGGCGAGTTTGATCGCTTTGAGCGATCACCTGTTTTTGAGCACATAGTCAAGGCCGCCCATGATCATGGCCTAGCCGGGGCTACGGTTTTACGGGGCATGATGGGGTTTGGCGGGCACAGCGAAATCCATACTGCTAAAATTCTCCGACTTTCCGAAGACTTACCCATAATCATTGAAATCATTGATACCGCAGCAAAGATTGATCTTTTCATTCCAGCAATACAGCACGTACTTTCCCAAGGCCTTATGACTCGCGAATCCGTTTCAGCTTTGTCTTTCAACAAGTAA
- a CDS encoding SemiSWEET transporter has protein sequence MNWLSIESLGLIAGCMTTSAFIPQVVKTYRTRSVKDISLRMYVFLCTGITLWIVYGFLIGSIAVIAANIASLTLTASILGMKIVFHNHSPRG, from the coding sequence ATGAATTGGTTAAGCATCGAGAGCCTCGGCCTGATCGCTGGATGCATGACCACCAGCGCTTTCATCCCTCAAGTGGTTAAAACGTATAGAACCAGATCCGTGAAAGACATTTCACTGCGGATGTACGTTTTCTTGTGCACTGGAATAACGCTTTGGATCGTGTATGGTTTCTTAATCGGATCAATCGCAGTAATAGCTGCAAACATCGCAAGCCTAACCCTGACGGCCTCTATTCTTGGCATGAAGATCGTTTTCCATAATCATTCACCAAGGGGATAA
- the coaBC gene encoding bifunctional phosphopantothenoylcysteine decarboxylase/phosphopantothenate--cysteine ligase CoaBC, whose protein sequence is MLPSHLKFPIHHGSRVQLGVTGSIAAYKALELLRIFHELELVVGVTLTKAATQFVTPLSFEALGAEHVYANMWGGADSAFGHLEPAQEARCLVIAPATANIMAKLAHGIADEILSTQALAFSGPVLLAPAMNPRLWDAKATQSNVDTLRSHDLTVLEPASGMMACGEIGKGRLASLPDITAHVLRLLTAQDMAGTKVLVSLGPTREYFDPARYWSNPSTGIMGAALAIAAWLRGANVTVVHGPVNLWFPDSIRLIPVQTAREMFSACVDLWSSQDIALMTAAVSDFSPVYQGNEKFKKSSLKQNNFQIDFTANPDILRTLGESKTVHQKLLGFCAETSDLASYAAQKLKDKNCDVMVANSIVSSGSGFGSHTNQVFVVDSFGRSEQWPTLSKCEVAWRLLEWMTHLLV, encoded by the coding sequence ATGCTGCCATCACATTTGAAGTTTCCCATACACCACGGCTCCCGCGTTCAATTGGGAGTAACCGGGAGCATTGCGGCTTACAAGGCTCTTGAGCTCTTACGGATTTTTCATGAGCTTGAGTTGGTTGTTGGAGTCACCCTAACCAAAGCCGCTACCCAGTTTGTTACCCCCCTTTCGTTCGAAGCTCTCGGGGCTGAACACGTGTATGCAAACATGTGGGGCGGTGCGGACAGTGCTTTTGGACATCTCGAACCTGCTCAGGAAGCCCGATGTCTGGTTATTGCTCCTGCAACGGCCAACATTATGGCTAAATTAGCCCATGGTATCGCTGATGAGATTCTGTCTACTCAAGCCTTGGCTTTTTCTGGGCCAGTGCTTTTAGCGCCTGCCATGAACCCGCGCTTATGGGACGCAAAAGCGACCCAATCCAATGTAGATACTCTTCGCTCACATGACTTGACCGTGCTCGAACCTGCCAGCGGCATGATGGCTTGTGGCGAAATAGGGAAGGGGAGGCTGGCTTCGCTTCCTGATATAACTGCCCACGTTTTGCGGTTGCTTACTGCACAGGATATGGCTGGCACCAAAGTCTTGGTTAGTCTTGGCCCTACTCGTGAATATTTCGACCCTGCGCGGTATTGGTCCAACCCATCCACCGGCATCATGGGAGCTGCCTTGGCAATTGCCGCCTGGCTTCGAGGCGCCAATGTCACAGTTGTTCACGGCCCGGTGAATCTCTGGTTTCCTGATTCTATTCGTTTGATACCTGTTCAGACTGCTCGGGAGATGTTTAGCGCCTGTGTCGACCTCTGGAGCTCCCAAGACATCGCTCTTATGACCGCCGCAGTATCTGATTTTTCTCCGGTGTATCAAGGCAATGAAAAGTTTAAAAAATCTTCTCTTAAACAAAATAACTTTCAGATAGATTTCACAGCAAATCCCGACATCCTTCGCACTCTTGGTGAATCCAAGACAGTTCATCAAAAACTTTTAGGCTTTTGTGCTGAAACTTCTGATCTCGCTTCCTATGCCGCGCAGAAGCTTAAAGATAAAAATTGCGATGTCATGGTTGCTAACTCTATTGTTTCAAGCGGTAGCGGTTTCGGATCGCACACAAATCAAGTTTTTGTTGTCGACTCTTTTGGCCGTTCTGAACAATGGCCCACATTATCAAAATGCGAAGTGGCTTGGAGACTTCTTGAGTGGATGACCCATCTTTTGGTCTGA
- a CDS encoding NAD-dependent epimerase, which yields MKFLVTGAAGFIGFHLCKKLLEKGYTVIGIDNLNDYYSVALKKDRLRLLQKFDHFTFVKIDLSDRDSLESLFANNDFTHVINMAAQAGVRYSLENPNAYIQSNIVGFANLLECCRQNKIQHLVYASSSSVYGLNTDMPFSIHSNVDHPISLYAASKKSNELMAHAYSHLYALPTTGLRFFTVYGPWGRPDMALFLFTKAILENRPIQVFNHGKMRRDFTYIDDIAEGVFRASLKIPEPNHDWSGHSPDPGTSLCPYRLYNIGNNKSVELTTYIEALENALGKKAHKIMLPMQPGDVPATYADIDDLVRDVGFQPSMPIEIGIKNFVSWYKEYYNA from the coding sequence ATGAAATTTCTTGTAACCGGTGCTGCCGGTTTTATTGGGTTTCACCTGTGCAAAAAACTTCTTGAGAAGGGATACACAGTAATCGGCATCGACAATTTAAACGATTATTACTCTGTAGCCTTAAAAAAAGACCGTCTTCGCCTTCTCCAGAAATTTGATCATTTTACTTTTGTAAAAATTGATCTTTCTGATCGTGATTCTCTGGAATCTCTTTTCGCAAACAACGACTTCACTCATGTTATAAACATGGCTGCTCAGGCTGGAGTACGCTACAGTCTCGAAAACCCGAATGCGTATATTCAGTCCAACATCGTAGGGTTTGCTAATCTTCTTGAATGCTGCAGGCAGAATAAAATCCAGCATTTGGTCTATGCCTCTTCAAGTTCCGTTTATGGTTTAAACACTGACATGCCTTTCTCTATTCATTCGAATGTCGATCATCCCATCAGCCTTTATGCCGCTTCAAAAAAGTCTAACGAACTGATGGCGCATGCCTATAGCCATTTATATGCTCTTCCTACCACCGGGCTACGTTTTTTTACCGTGTATGGACCATGGGGACGGCCTGACATGGCTTTATTTTTGTTCACTAAGGCTATACTTGAAAACCGCCCCATCCAGGTTTTCAACCATGGGAAAATGCGCCGAGACTTCACGTATATTGATGATATTGCTGAAGGCGTTTTTCGCGCCTCTCTCAAGATTCCTGAGCCCAACCATGACTGGTCAGGCCATTCTCCTGATCCAGGCACCAGCCTCTGCCCGTACCGGTTGTATAATATTGGGAACAATAAGTCGGTAGAACTGACCACGTATATCGAAGCGTTAGAAAATGCTTTAGGAAAGAAAGCGCACAAGATTATGTTGCCCATGCAACCAGGTGACGTGCCAGCTACTTATGCAGACATTGATGACCTTGTACGTGATGTTGGTTTTCAGCCATCAATGCCTATTGAAATTGGCATCAAGAACTTTGTTTCCTGGTATAAAGAATATTACAATGCCTGA
- a CDS encoding GAK system XXXCH domain-containing protein gives MDFLALKRALDDSFKVILEAAQDGQIPDEKLVNQFARLSTQLHVQADDVWAGEAEDFAHLANQLLQTVKKGKLEDAIRLIDSLQDAQDYCHRTYKS, from the coding sequence ATGGATTTCCTCGCCTTAAAACGCGCTCTTGATGATTCTTTCAAGGTGATTCTTGAAGCTGCTCAAGACGGACAAATTCCTGATGAGAAACTTGTTAATCAATTTGCCCGCCTTTCTACACAGCTCCACGTTCAGGCCGATGATGTCTGGGCTGGCGAGGCCGAAGACTTCGCTCATTTGGCAAATCAGCTTTTGCAAACCGTTAAAAAGGGCAAGCTCGAGGATGCCATTCGCCTGATCGACTCTTTGCAAGACGCCCAGGACTATTGCCATCGCACCTACAAATCTTAA
- a CDS encoding ParA family protein: protein MARCIVIANQKGGVGKTTTAVNLAASLAVMEKKTLLIDCDPQANASSGVGIYPEKVLENLYSVLYEPQKAWDAVYETSFPYLHVLPSTSDLVAADIELVDKQGRESFLKDVVGVLGEKYDFILLDCPPSLGLVTLNALCAATELLVPLQCEYYALEGVAQLLKTFELVRRRFNGRLHLLGVVMTMYDGRNKLNRHVKREIRKCFPKHHFETIIPRNVRVSEAPSHGLSVIAYDVKSKGAEAYLGLAREVVCRVPA, encoded by the coding sequence ATGGCCCGATGCATCGTTATTGCCAACCAGAAAGGGGGGGTGGGTAAAACCACAACGGCAGTGAATCTGGCCGCCTCCTTGGCTGTGATGGAAAAAAAAACTCTTCTGATTGATTGCGATCCGCAAGCCAATGCTTCAAGCGGCGTTGGCATCTACCCCGAAAAGGTCCTGGAAAATCTCTACTCCGTTTTGTATGAGCCGCAGAAAGCATGGGATGCGGTGTATGAGACGTCTTTTCCGTATCTACACGTATTGCCCTCTACGTCAGATCTGGTGGCGGCGGACATCGAGCTTGTTGATAAGCAGGGGCGGGAGAGCTTTTTAAAAGACGTAGTTGGTGTGCTTGGTGAAAAATATGATTTTATTCTCTTGGATTGCCCCCCATCTCTCGGCCTAGTTACTCTCAATGCCCTGTGCGCAGCTACCGAGCTGTTGGTGCCTCTCCAGTGCGAGTATTATGCCCTTGAAGGTGTCGCACAGCTTCTCAAGACGTTTGAGCTGGTCCGGCGGCGGTTCAATGGGCGGCTGCATCTTTTGGGTGTCGTCATGACCATGTACGATGGGCGGAACAAGCTGAACAGGCATGTGAAGCGTGAGATTCGAAAGTGTTTCCCTAAGCATCACTTCGAGACCATCATCCCGAGAAATGTGAGGGTCTCTGAAGCTCCGAGCCACGGGTTGTCTGTGATAGCCTATGATGTAAAGTCGAAGGGGGCAGAGGCATATCTCGGATTGGCCAGAGAGGTCGTTTGCCGCGTGCCAGCTTAG
- a CDS encoding ParB/RepB/Spo0J family partition protein, whose translation MAGAKGLGRGLDVLLKGISVGSENPEVLLVQLENVHPNPRQPRLEFDPQALADLASSIKEQGVLQPILVRESSTGRGQYELVAGERRLRASKLAGLSEIPAILRDVTDEQSLALALIENLQRENLNALEEAKGLDQLSNVFGMNQEALAQKVGKSRSSVANSLRLLQLPEHIQQSLFKDEISAGHARALLSIADEGIQDKLWKRVVDLGLSVREVEDMASHWKEHGDLPHGNLQAHSPKPGKRTKTPLPTEMTHLMSKLREKFKTNVKIGGDESRGKVTFSYATSEELKALVEAWGVDDA comes from the coding sequence ATGGCTGGAGCGAAAGGTTTAGGGCGAGGGCTGGATGTCCTGCTCAAAGGCATATCTGTTGGCAGTGAAAACCCTGAGGTTCTCCTCGTGCAACTGGAGAATGTTCACCCGAATCCTAGGCAGCCACGTCTCGAATTCGATCCGCAGGCATTGGCAGACCTTGCCAGCTCAATCAAAGAGCAGGGCGTGCTGCAGCCAATTCTGGTGCGGGAGAGTTCGACTGGACGTGGACAGTATGAGCTCGTAGCAGGAGAAAGGCGGCTTCGGGCGAGCAAATTGGCTGGCTTGAGCGAAATTCCAGCGATTTTACGCGATGTTACCGACGAACAAAGCCTTGCGCTCGCTCTCATTGAAAATTTGCAAAGAGAGAATTTGAATGCGTTGGAAGAGGCCAAGGGTCTTGATCAACTGTCCAATGTGTTTGGCATGAATCAGGAAGCCCTCGCACAAAAAGTTGGGAAAAGCAGATCATCTGTGGCGAATAGTCTGCGCCTCCTACAGTTACCTGAGCACATCCAGCAGAGCCTCTTTAAGGACGAAATCTCGGCTGGCCATGCCCGGGCTCTGCTTTCCATCGCGGATGAAGGTATCCAAGACAAATTGTGGAAGAGGGTGGTGGATTTGGGTCTGTCAGTACGAGAGGTCGAGGACATGGCCAGCCACTGGAAAGAGCATGGAGATCTCCCGCACGGAAATTTGCAGGCCCATAGCCCGAAACCTGGTAAGAGAACTAAAACTCCTCTGCCAACAGAAATGACTCATTTGATGAGTAAATTGCGTGAGAAATTCAAAACCAACGTCAAAATTGGCGGAGATGAGTCTCGCGGCAAGGTCACATTTTCATATGCAACCTCAGAGGAATTAAAGGCGCTTGTGGAGGCATGGGGCGTTGATGATGCCTAA
- the rfaE1 gene encoding D-glycero-beta-D-manno-heptose-7-phosphate kinase — MMPKALDKSLLSAMIDRLANVPVLVIGDVMLDHYLSGDAERISPEAPVPVVRVDKERHLLGGAGNVARNIAALGGDPEIISVIGADDPGKVLQDLLAKEGLRGNLVVEKSRMTTIKTRIIARNQQMIRVDREEVRQLQGQSLEALESIVRKVSRQHTVIVLSDYGKGVVCKALLDTIHELKTSSDKPIVVLVDPKVINAGLYAGMDVLTPNAKEAGEITGIQAKGKDAVIKAGHALFKQLRCSHVCITLGADGMAVFEKPGKVYHVPTVAQSVFDVTGAGDTVISVLALALGAGLSLVEASVLANYAAGIVVGQVGTAAATPESLQEAVRKISLPKIESWLNIE; from the coding sequence ATGATGCCTAAGGCGCTGGATAAATCTCTTTTATCCGCGATGATAGATCGCCTCGCAAACGTTCCTGTTTTAGTGATCGGGGACGTAATGCTTGACCATTATCTTTCAGGGGATGCCGAACGAATCTCTCCTGAGGCTCCGGTTCCTGTAGTGCGCGTAGACAAGGAAAGGCACTTGCTTGGCGGTGCGGGTAACGTGGCCCGAAACATTGCGGCATTGGGTGGAGACCCGGAAATCATAAGCGTTATTGGTGCGGATGATCCAGGGAAGGTTTTGCAGGATCTTTTGGCCAAGGAGGGGTTGCGCGGTAATCTCGTAGTCGAAAAGAGCAGGATGACTACCATCAAAACCAGGATTATCGCACGCAATCAACAGATGATCAGGGTTGATCGGGAAGAGGTCCGGCAACTGCAGGGGCAAAGCCTCGAAGCTCTTGAAAGCATCGTTCGAAAAGTGTCACGCCAGCACACCGTCATAGTATTGTCTGATTACGGCAAAGGTGTTGTCTGCAAGGCTTTGCTGGATACAATCCACGAATTGAAAACCTCTTCAGACAAGCCCATAGTAGTTCTTGTGGACCCAAAGGTAATCAATGCCGGTTTGTACGCCGGAATGGACGTCCTCACGCCCAATGCCAAGGAGGCGGGCGAAATTACCGGAATTCAAGCCAAGGGGAAGGATGCGGTAATCAAGGCGGGCCATGCCCTGTTCAAGCAGCTGCGTTGCAGCCATGTGTGCATTACCTTGGGAGCAGATGGGATGGCGGTCTTCGAAAAACCTGGAAAAGTGTATCACGTGCCGACTGTGGCCCAGAGCGTGTTTGATGTTACAGGAGCTGGAGATACGGTTATTTCAGTTCTTGCACTCGCTCTGGGAGCAGGGCTCAGCTTGGTGGAAGCGAGTGTTCTGGCAAACTATGCCGCTGGAATTGTAGTTGGTCAGGTAGGTACAGCCGCAGCTACGCCGGAAAGTCTTCAAGAAGCTGTTCGAAAAATCTCGCTCCCGAAAATTGAAAGTTGGCTCAACATTGAATGA
- a CDS encoding STAS domain-containing protein, translating into MADEQSTAWTAKGSPETGLATLQGEVDFTNSQDVRQWLREFSSSFAGDMQLDLSNLSYIDSSGLAVLIEVRKYLKNFNRNIRIVAVSAQVNKLFTLTQIGELFGI; encoded by the coding sequence ATGGCGGATGAGCAAAGCACAGCCTGGACAGCAAAAGGCAGCCCGGAAACAGGCTTGGCAACTCTCCAGGGTGAAGTCGATTTTACCAACTCCCAGGATGTTCGTCAGTGGCTTAGAGAGTTTTCAAGTTCGTTCGCAGGCGATATGCAGCTCGATCTTTCAAATCTATCCTACATAGACAGCTCAGGTCTTGCCGTGCTCATCGAAGTTCGTAAATATCTGAAAAATTTCAATAGAAACATACGCATAGTGGCTGTGTCAGCACAAGTGAACAAGCTTTTCACCTTGACTCAGATCGGCGAATTATTCGGGATTTAA
- a CDS encoding ABC transporter permease, with amino-acid sequence MSWQTWRHFAWVGADSLPIVSTIAACTGVILALQAAAQLEKVGALSYVANLVGISIVAELGPLLTALILSGRAGAAFTAEIATMKISEEIDALEVMGLDSVRYLVWPKCLAMVLMAPMLTLWADFTGVLSGGIFSVMALGITAQTYYEQTASFITLRILFSGLIKSLAFGLAITLIGCWQGYLAREGALDVGHRTTRSVVQSIFLIVLLDLFFTALTYISR; translated from the coding sequence ATGAGCTGGCAAACCTGGCGGCATTTCGCCTGGGTAGGCGCAGATTCACTGCCCATAGTCAGCACCATTGCAGCCTGCACAGGGGTGATTCTGGCACTCCAGGCCGCAGCGCAACTCGAGAAAGTTGGCGCGCTTTCATATGTTGCCAATCTTGTTGGAATCAGTATCGTCGCTGAACTGGGCCCTTTGCTTACAGCATTGATTCTCTCCGGTAGAGCAGGCGCTGCCTTCACTGCTGAAATTGCGACTATGAAAATTTCAGAAGAGATTGACGCGTTGGAGGTCATGGGGCTTGACTCGGTTCGTTATCTTGTCTGGCCCAAATGTCTGGCCATGGTTCTTATGGCACCCATGCTTACTCTTTGGGCAGATTTCACCGGGGTGTTGTCTGGAGGGATATTTTCAGTAATGGCGCTCGGGATAACGGCCCAAACCTATTACGAACAAACCGCAAGTTTCATAACGTTGCGTATTCTCTTTTCAGGATTGATAAAGAGCCTGGCCTTCGGCTTGGCCATAACCCTCATAGGGTGCTGGCAGGGATATCTGGCGCGGGAGGGAGCGTTGGACGTTGGACATAGAACGACCCGGTCTGTGGTTCAATCCATCTTCCTCATCGTGCTTCTCGATCTTTTTTTCACTGCACTGACCTACATTTCCAGATAA
- a CDS encoding ABC transporter ATP-binding protein, whose protein sequence is MTLSWTKTHQAPDIRLENISLGYATLAVLQNITATLPAGKISVILGGSGGGKSTLLKTILGLLTPTSGRIWLGDSDLYALKGDDLREIRKRMGVLFQDGALLGSLPLCENIALPLREHTSLDEEIIETVVRLKLSLVGLEPFMDFFPNQLSGGMRKRAGLARALALDPRILLCDEPTSGLDPITAADLDQLILELKEAFEMTIIVVSHDLQSVFTIADHVVVLNKGKAVFQGKPEDLKETEDDFLKQFLNRRPSRAIHI, encoded by the coding sequence ATGACTCTTAGCTGGACCAAAACACACCAGGCTCCAGATATACGCCTTGAGAACATATCGCTTGGGTATGCCACCTTGGCCGTATTGCAAAATATAACAGCCACGCTGCCTGCAGGAAAAATCAGCGTTATTTTGGGGGGGTCAGGGGGGGGGAAGTCAACTTTACTGAAGACCATCCTCGGGCTTCTCACTCCAACTTCGGGTAGAATTTGGCTTGGTGATTCAGATCTGTATGCCCTTAAAGGTGATGACTTAAGGGAAATCCGAAAGCGAATGGGCGTTCTGTTCCAGGATGGTGCGCTGTTGGGTTCATTACCCCTGTGTGAGAACATCGCTCTGCCGCTTCGAGAGCATACGAGCTTGGATGAGGAAATAATTGAGACGGTTGTGCGGCTGAAGTTGTCTCTGGTTGGGCTTGAACCATTCATGGATTTCTTCCCAAATCAACTGTCGGGGGGGATGCGTAAGAGAGCGGGGTTGGCCCGAGCTCTGGCTCTTGATCCGAGAATTCTTCTCTGTGACGAACCGACATCTGGACTAGACCCGATAACGGCCGCAGATCTCGATCAGTTAATCCTCGAGCTAAAAGAAGCGTTTGAAATGACGATAATTGTTGTATCGCACGATCTTCAAAGTGTATTCACGATAGCTGATCATGTGGTGGTTTTGAATAAGGGAAAGGCGGTTTTTCAAGGAAAGCCTGAAGATTTGAAAGAGACCGAGGATGACTTTCTGAAGCAATTCCTCAATCGTCGTCCTTCACGGGCAATACACATATAA